The Chiloscyllium plagiosum isolate BGI_BamShark_2017 chromosome 42, ASM401019v2, whole genome shotgun sequence genome contains a region encoding:
- the LOC122543132 gene encoding transcriptional and immune response regulator-like, translating to MAISLESEYCYSHRVSPLVYGQLFDSELRKRAAPNIFESVNQAALQRLFERAGDRKAEERARIISTNQGSEEITRALIALRLRKRMKLLQLFHLGRKRLQILSGPR from the coding sequence ATGGCCATCAGCCTGGAGAGCGAGTACTGCTATTCGCACCGAGTCAGCCCTCTGGTCTACGGGCAACTCTTCGACAGCGAGCTTCGCAAGAGAGCCGCCCCGAACATCTTCGAGTCGGTGAACCAAGCGGCGCTGCAGCGCCTGTTCGAGCGAGCAGGAGACAGGAAAGCCGAGGAGAGGGCGAGGATCATTTCCACAAACCAAGGCAGCGAGGAGATCACCCGAGCCCTGATCGCACTGAGGCTCAGGAAGAGGATGAAACTCCTGCAACTGTTCCACCTTGGCAGGAAACGTCTCCAGATCCTCTCGGGTCCTCGATAG